CGGTGGGGGCGTTCCTTACACGGTGAACGAGTTCTATCGGGCGTTACAGGACGAGACCGGCGTCCACCAGGACGCTGTCATCAGCCAGTTCTATCGCTACGGTGACACCCGCCACATCTTCTCGGATAACGGCGCGCTGCGGTCCCTCGGTTGGGAGCCACGGAGGACCGTTCGAGACAGCATCCGGGCCTATTGGCAGTACCTGAGCGACCAGCAGGACGTGGAGGACATCCTGGAGCACGCGACTCGCACCATGAAGCAGCTCGACGTGGTTCGGACCGTTGAAGCTTCTCGGTCGAACCACGAGGAGCGCCCGTCGTGATCATCACGCAGACGCCGCTGCGGATCAGCCTCGCAGGAGGTGGCACCGACCTCCGAGACTTCTACGATGTCGAGGACGGCAGGACGCTCAGCTTCGCGATCGACAAGTACGTGTTCGTGATCGTGAGTGAACGTTTCGACGACAGGATCTACGTCAACTACACCAAGAAGGAGATTGTCGATTCCGTTGACGACATTCACCACGATCTCGTCCGCGAGGCCATGCGTACCACCGGCGTCAGCTCCGGCGTCGAAGTGACCATGCTGGCCGACATCCCGTCGGAAGGTTCAGGCCTCGGCTCCTCGAGCAGCCTGACGGTTGGTCTGCTGAACGCCTTGTATCTCTTTCGAGGCGCCCAGGTCCCGGCGGATCGCCTGGCGCGCGAAGCCTGTGAGATCGAGATCGAGCGGTGCGGCAAGCCAATCGGAAAACAGGACCAGTACATCGCGGCCTTCGGGGCGATTCGGGAGTTCGTCTATCGACGCGATGGTACCGTCGAGGCCCTGCGGGTCGACCTGCCTCCCGGCGAGATTCGGCGCCTGGGCAGCGAACTCATGCTCTTCTTCACCGACTCGACGAGGAAGTCCTCCGACATCCTGAGCGAGCAGAAGCTCCGAACAAGGGCCAACGTCGAGCACCTGCGTCAGATCAGGAACTGCGTGCCG
Above is a genomic segment from Acidobacteriota bacterium containing:
- a CDS encoding GHMP kinase, which produces MIITQTPLRISLAGGGTDLRDFYDVEDGRTLSFAIDKYVFVIVSERFDDRIYVNYTKKEIVDSVDDIHHDLVREAMRTTGVSSGVEVTMLADIPSEGSGLGSSSSLTVGLLNALYLFRGAQVPADRLAREACEIEIERCGKPIGKQDQYIAAFGAIREFVYRRDGTVEALRVDLPPGEIRRLGSELMLFFTDSTRKSSDILSEQKLRTRANVEHLRQIRNCVPQVRSALESRRFDLIGDILHHSWLLKKKLADNISNPAIDHMYELALSAGATGGKIAGAGGGGFLLLHVPRQRQDAVRNALSGFREFPWLIEQDGSKAIFNLRRYSAR